A single Bacillus sp. HMF5848 DNA region contains:
- a CDS encoding DUF975 family protein: MRRLSNNPKMGYKEALELSKKMTHGEKFNIFVLNLSFFGWFILGVLTFVYRFIVFSSLL; encoded by the coding sequence GTGCGAAGGCTTTCAAATAACCCTAAAATGGGCTATAAGGAAGCATTAGAATTAAGTAAGAAAATGACACATGGTGAGAAATTCAATATTTTTGTTTTAAATTTGTCCTTTTTTGGTTGGTTTATCCTTGGTGTATTGACCTTTGTGTATCGTTTTATAGTTTTTTCTTCCCTATTATAA
- a CDS encoding carboxypeptidase M32, whose product MNEQITKRVEQFKKLDEKITHLSSISGLIGWDEKVMAPKKGRPIFAKAIGTLQTEIFSLSVSEEMGALLEELTEENAFQQLDDVTKARVRERATFYKKSNQIPASLYNEYSITCSEAGIAWEQARKDNDFNHFAPFLEKIVAYKKQFAEIFGYEKHPYDALLDEFEPGLTVEKLDPIFSELRKSSVALLHRIQQSSSVPNKEIFEQDYNIEAQKQFNRYILPLIGFDLEAGRLDETVHPFAQTINTHDVRITTRYLKDNVRSAIFGTIHEAGHGIYEQQVDPNYEGTVLQSGTSFGIHESQSRFLENMVGRSKAFWTYFYPALQKHFPDQLKEVSLDEFYRAVNLVEPSFIRVEADELTYNLHIMIRYEIEKGLISGEIAVTDLPKIWNEKVEEYLGITPPNDTLGVLQDVHWSFGGIGYFPSYSLGNLYAAQILYTITKEIPDFYEEIAKGNFAVIQSWLREKIHQHGKFYTPDELIVRVTGEELNASYLVQYLEDKYKDVYNL is encoded by the coding sequence ATGAACGAGCAAATTACAAAGCGAGTTGAACAATTTAAAAAGCTAGATGAAAAAATTACGCACTTATCGAGCATTTCTGGTCTTATTGGCTGGGATGAAAAGGTTATGGCTCCTAAAAAAGGTCGTCCCATATTTGCTAAAGCAATAGGAACATTACAAACAGAAATATTCAGTTTGTCTGTTTCTGAAGAGATGGGAGCGCTGCTTGAAGAGCTTACAGAGGAAAATGCGTTTCAGCAACTAGATGACGTAACGAAAGCACGAGTTCGTGAAAGAGCTACATTTTACAAGAAATCTAATCAGATCCCTGCTTCGTTGTATAACGAATACTCTATTACATGTTCAGAAGCAGGTATTGCTTGGGAGCAAGCCAGAAAAGACAATGATTTCAACCATTTTGCTCCTTTTTTAGAAAAAATCGTGGCATATAAAAAGCAATTCGCTGAAATTTTCGGGTATGAAAAGCACCCATATGATGCACTGTTAGATGAATTTGAGCCTGGTTTGACTGTAGAAAAGCTAGATCCAATTTTTTCTGAATTACGTAAAAGCAGTGTAGCGTTACTGCACAGAATTCAACAGTCTTCAAGTGTACCTAATAAAGAAATCTTTGAACAAGACTATAACATTGAGGCGCAAAAGCAATTTAATAGATATATTCTACCTCTCATTGGCTTTGACCTTGAAGCAGGTCGATTAGATGAAACGGTTCATCCGTTTGCTCAGACCATTAATACGCACGATGTTCGTATTACCACTCGTTATTTAAAAGATAATGTGCGTTCTGCTATTTTTGGAACAATCCATGAAGCAGGTCATGGTATTTATGAACAACAAGTAGACCCTAACTATGAGGGAACTGTGTTACAAAGCGGGACATCATTTGGAATTCATGAATCGCAGTCGCGTTTCTTAGAAAACATGGTGGGGCGCAGTAAAGCGTTTTGGACATATTTTTATCCAGCATTACAAAAGCACTTCCCAGATCAATTGAAGGAAGTTTCTCTTGATGAATTTTACCGTGCAGTAAATTTAGTTGAGCCTTCTTTTATCCGTGTGGAGGCAGATGAATTAACATACAATCTTCATATTATGATTCGCTATGAGATTGAAAAAGGTTTAATTAGTGGAGAGATTGCTGTGACTGATCTTCCAAAAATTTGGAACGAGAAAGTGGAGGAGTATTTAGGAATTACTCCACCGAATGACACACTTGGTGTTCTACAAGATGTTCACTGGTCGTTTGGAGGTATCGGTTACTTTCCATCCTACTCTTTAGGAAATCTTTATGCAGCACAAATTCTTTATACTATTACAAAAGAAATACCTGATTTTTATGAAGAGATTGCAAAAGGTAACTTCGCTGTTATTCAATCTTGGCTGCGTGAAAAAATTCATCAACATGGTAAGTTCTATACACCTGATGAACTAATTGTGCGAGTGACAGGTGAAGAATTAAATGCTTCTTATTTGGTGCAATATTTAGAAGATAAATATAAGGATGTATACAATTTATAA